The Sulfurospirillum oryzae genome includes a region encoding these proteins:
- a CDS encoding Dabb family protein produces the protein MVKHIVFFKLPDNSEANKQAVKDRIMSMQGKLDLVKHLEVGINFSPEERAFDVALVSDFETKEDLQTYATHPIHVEVVNFIKSLSAVSKVVDYEY, from the coding sequence ATGGTTAAACATATTGTATTTTTCAAACTACCTGATAATTCTGAAGCCAATAAGCAAGCGGTGAAAGATCGCATTATGAGTATGCAAGGTAAGCTTGATTTAGTTAAACATCTTGAAGTAGGTATCAATTTTTCACCCGAAGAGCGCGCCTTTGATGTTGCTCTTGTGAGTGATTTTGAAACGAAAGAGGACTTACAAACATACGCTACGCATCCAATTCATGTTGAAGTGGTTAACTTTATCAAATCACTAAGTGCGGTCTCTAAAGTGGTCGATTACGAGTACTAA
- a CDS encoding RNA recognition motif domain-containing protein, producing MNIYVGNVKYEMTGDQLKEMFSAYGEVSSARIISDRETGRSKGFGFVEMPNDSEALAAIEATNEKEIGGRTLKVNEARPREERPRRSPRDFN from the coding sequence ATGAATATTTACGTGGGCAATGTAAAGTATGAGATGACGGGAGATCAGCTTAAAGAGATGTTCTCAGCGTATGGTGAAGTATCAAGTGCAAGAATCATCAGTGATAGAGAGACTGGAAGATCAAAAGGTTTCGGTTTTGTTGAAATGCCAAATGATTCAGAAGCATTAGCTGCTATCGAAGCAACAAACGAAAAAGAGATCGGTGGAAGAACTTTAAAAGTTAATGAAGCTAGACCTCGTGAAGAGCGTCCAAGAAGATCTCCTAGAGATTTTAACTAA
- a CDS encoding nitrous oxide reductase accessory protein NosL, whose translation MQKSLWALFFAMVFALGLHAEEFNKMATGEPELIQKGDEKAYCPVCGMSLKMFYKTSHSVILKDGTAKQYCSMRCLASDWKSIESSVKQILVTEVKSEKLVDVKNVFYVVGSKVPGTMSMVSKLAFANEADAKAFASENGGEVMNFDAAFAKAKASLADDVDEFIKKKQKGAYPMGEKIYNAKCQKEKIHLHDFNTIAELKVSVKKTQVCGEVNEQELQAVSLYLWEVLRLESHDHKTTIHVEKDEKCPVCGMFAYKYPKWAVRMNYVDNGKQISHAFDGVKDMLKFYHNPAKWGNYTKHNDADLTILVSDYYTGEAMDGKKAFYVVGSDVMGPMGKEFVPFKTFKSAQTFMKDHKGLQVVEFSKIDEALIDAQEK comes from the coding sequence ATGCAAAAAAGCCTATGGGCGTTGTTTTTCGCAATGGTTTTCGCATTGGGATTACACGCAGAAGAGTTCAATAAAATGGCAACAGGCGAGCCTGAGTTAATTCAAAAAGGTGATGAAAAAGCGTATTGCCCAGTATGCGGCATGAGTTTGAAAATGTTCTACAAAACATCGCACAGTGTTATCTTGAAAGATGGTACGGCAAAACAGTACTGTTCAATGCGCTGTCTTGCATCAGATTGGAAGTCTATTGAGTCTAGTGTCAAACAAATACTTGTTACCGAAGTTAAAAGTGAAAAACTGGTTGATGTCAAAAATGTCTTTTATGTGGTAGGCTCAAAAGTTCCTGGAACGATGAGTATGGTCAGTAAACTTGCTTTTGCTAATGAAGCCGATGCTAAGGCATTTGCATCAGAAAATGGTGGCGAAGTGATGAATTTTGATGCGGCGTTTGCCAAAGCAAAAGCCTCTTTGGCAGATGATGTGGATGAGTTTATTAAGAAAAAGCAAAAAGGCGCTTATCCGATGGGTGAGAAAATTTACAATGCAAAATGTCAAAAAGAGAAAATCCATTTGCATGATTTCAACACCATTGCAGAACTCAAAGTTAGCGTGAAAAAAACACAAGTGTGTGGAGAGGTGAATGAACAAGAGCTTCAAGCGGTTTCACTTTACTTGTGGGAAGTTTTACGTCTTGAATCGCACGATCATAAAACAACTATTCATGTTGAAAAAGATGAAAAATGCCCAGTATGCGGCATGTTTGCTTACAAATATCCTAAATGGGCAGTTCGTATGAATTATGTTGACAATGGCAAACAAATCAGTCATGCATTTGATGGCGTCAAAGATATGTTGAAGTTCTATCACAATCCTGCAAAATGGGGTAATTACACCAAACATAACGATGCAGATCTTACCATCTTAGTGAGTGATTATTATACGGGAGAGGCGATGGATGGTAAAAAAGCATTCTACGTCGTCGGTAGCGATGTCATGGGACCAATGGGGAAAGAGTTTGTTCCTTTTAAAACATTCAAAAGCGCACAAACGTTTATGAAAGACCATAAAGGCTTACAAGTTGTCGAATTTTCTAAAATCGATGAAGCTCTAATTGACGCGCAAGAGAAATAA
- a CDS encoding TorD/DmsD family molecular chaperone has protein sequence MNAKNRAQMYAFLSKMFATVLDEKLIGELKNDRAILELVLDDEVEWFVTTPLSELEEALNVDFSSLFLMHSLPIESSILDDKEEVLVGLQNPVMQFYFEHGYELNLTKSELQAPDHLSLECAFMQNLILKNEVEAQRAFLQKHLLNWAPMYLLGIANMAQTPFYRELCALGAEYIIADYEGLC, from the coding sequence GTGAATGCTAAAAACAGAGCGCAGATGTACGCTTTTTTATCCAAAATGTTTGCAACGGTTTTGGATGAGAAGCTTATAGGTGAGCTTAAAAACGACAGAGCCATTTTGGAGCTGGTGCTTGATGATGAGGTGGAGTGGTTTGTCACCACGCCACTTTCTGAATTAGAAGAAGCGCTCAATGTCGATTTTAGCTCGCTTTTTTTGATGCACTCACTGCCTATTGAATCGTCTATTTTGGATGACAAAGAAGAGGTTCTCGTGGGGCTTCAAAACCCTGTCATGCAGTTTTACTTTGAACATGGGTATGAGCTTAATCTCACAAAATCAGAGCTTCAAGCTCCGGATCATCTCAGCCTTGAGTGTGCTTTTATGCAAAATTTGATTTTGAAAAATGAGGTTGAGGCACAAAGAGCCTTTTTGCAAAAGCATCTTTTAAACTGGGCGCCAATGTATCTTTTGGGAATTGCCAATATGGCACAAACACCTTTTTACAGGGAACTTTGCGCCCTTGGAGCGGAGTATATCATCGCAGATTATGAGGGACTATGCTAG
- a CDS encoding DUF3862 domain-containing protein produces MRYIMIALVLLVFTGCTKLSKENYDKIQVGMSYTQVTDILGKATKCDAFAGMSDCTWGDEKQYIKVKLVADKVMFMHSQGIE; encoded by the coding sequence ATGCGATATATCATGATAGCCTTAGTATTGCTTGTTTTTACGGGGTGTACAAAACTAAGCAAAGAAAATTATGACAAAATCCAAGTGGGCATGAGCTACACACAAGTAACGGACATTTTGGGGAAAGCAACTAAATGTGACGCATTTGCAGGCATGAGTGACTGCACGTGGGGCGATGAAAAACAGTATATCAAAGTGAAATTAGTTGCTGATAAAGTGATGTTTATGCATTCACAAGGGATTGAATAA
- a CDS encoding 4Fe-4S binding protein: MLERTLYIDRVGAFALDRLSCLRNEYANNACTLCQDACAHEAFVFKQGKLRLSPLCTQCGACMGACPTKALSLYGHSLQKALDFVKKEDAPLFACKGEMPCLGALSVDEWCAILLEGKNVTCHLLECATCEHNRGSAVEQRIRVRIDEANDFVGKLHKRERISFASQKPKESTRRAFFERFIAPSKFVPSVPEAPRFELKKVLKTTLSASLRVEPFSFLHTKEIAQNCDNCKECVQFCPSQALSYNHDQTELLFQMGKCIGCGICEDICKKEAITSVKKEVDLIDFAYDRAIVLMHHDLQVCLTCKCAFSYKGGEKVCERCASFEKEHAQMFVLASQSH, encoded by the coding sequence ATGCTAGAGCGAACACTTTACATTGACCGTGTTGGGGCTTTTGCGCTGGATCGCTTGAGCTGTTTGCGCAATGAGTATGCGAACAATGCGTGTACGTTGTGCCAAGATGCTTGTGCGCATGAAGCGTTTGTCTTCAAGCAAGGCAAACTGCGTCTTAGCCCTTTATGCACACAGTGTGGAGCGTGCATGGGCGCGTGTCCTACCAAAGCGCTCTCTTTGTATGGGCACTCTTTGCAAAAAGCGTTAGATTTTGTGAAAAAAGAGGACGCACCACTCTTTGCATGTAAAGGTGAAATGCCCTGTTTGGGAGCGTTGAGTGTTGATGAGTGGTGTGCGATTTTACTGGAGGGAAAAAACGTTACATGTCATCTTTTGGAGTGTGCAACGTGTGAGCATAACCGTGGGAGTGCGGTTGAGCAAAGGATTCGTGTGCGCATTGATGAAGCCAATGATTTTGTGGGCAAGTTGCACAAACGTGAGCGCATTAGCTTCGCTTCCCAAAAGCCAAAAGAGAGCACGCGTAGAGCCTTTTTTGAACGTTTCATCGCACCGTCTAAATTTGTTCCAAGTGTACCAGAAGCACCACGATTTGAGCTCAAAAAAGTGCTTAAAACAACACTTTCTGCGAGTTTGAGGGTAGAGCCTTTCTCTTTTTTACATACGAAAGAGATTGCCCAAAATTGTGATAACTGTAAAGAGTGTGTGCAGTTTTGCCCAAGCCAAGCACTGAGTTACAACCATGACCAGACGGAGCTACTTTTTCAGATGGGCAAGTGTATTGGGTGTGGTATTTGTGAAGATATTTGTAAAAAAGAGGCGATAACAAGTGTGAAAAAAGAGGTTGATTTGATAGATTTCGCGTATGATCGTGCTATTGTTTTGATGCATCATGATCTGCAAGTGTGTCTTACATGTAAATGTGCTTTCTCTTACAAAGGAGGCGAAAAGGTGTGTGAGAGGTGTGCAAGCTTTGAAAAAGAGCATGCACAGATGTTTGTTTTAGCCTCGCAAAGCCACTAA
- the yddG gene encoding aromatic amino acid exporter YddG codes for MNRVQKGNIAGIVAILLWATLALFTVFTNRIPPFELTFIAFSIAFTIGLFLWIKEGKGILIHLKLPWKVWLVGIYGLFGYHFFYFLALKSAPALEANLINYLWPLLIVLLSAFLPNEKLRWFHIVGALLGFFGALVLIGFGKEISFSSQYTQGYMYALLCAFIWSSYSVLSRYFGTVPTLCVGAFCGASALLSLVAHLVFEQTYIPEPEEFIAAIGLGLGPVGVAFFVWDYGMKQGDIKFIGSLSYATPLLSTLMLVLFGRSSPNSAIWLACSLIVLGSIISSLPFFKGLWLRLSTRNRPL; via the coding sequence ATGAATCGTGTACAAAAAGGAAACATTGCAGGTATTGTTGCTATTTTACTTTGGGCGACGTTAGCACTTTTTACCGTGTTTACCAACCGTATTCCTCCCTTTGAATTGACATTTATTGCCTTTAGCATTGCTTTTACCATAGGGCTTTTTTTGTGGATCAAAGAGGGGAAAGGCATTTTAATTCATCTTAAATTGCCATGGAAAGTCTGGCTTGTGGGTATTTATGGTCTCTTTGGCTACCATTTTTTTTACTTTTTAGCGCTTAAAAGCGCACCTGCTTTGGAAGCCAATCTTATTAATTACCTTTGGCCTTTACTGATTGTGCTTTTAAGTGCATTTTTGCCCAATGAAAAATTGCGCTGGTTTCATATCGTAGGAGCACTTTTAGGTTTTTTCGGCGCATTGGTTTTAATAGGGTTTGGTAAAGAGATTAGCTTCTCTTCTCAGTACACACAAGGTTACATGTACGCATTGTTATGCGCGTTTATTTGGAGTAGTTATTCTGTTCTTTCCCGCTATTTTGGAACGGTTCCTACACTCTGTGTGGGTGCTTTTTGTGGCGCAAGCGCGCTGCTTTCGCTTGTAGCGCATTTGGTGTTTGAACAGACGTATATTCCTGAGCCAGAAGAGTTTATTGCCGCTATTGGACTAGGGCTTGGACCTGTTGGTGTGGCATTTTTTGTGTGGGATTATGGCATGAAGCAAGGCGACATCAAATTTATCGGTTCACTCTCCTACGCAACGCCACTTCTTTCAACCTTGATGCTTGTTCTCTTTGGACGATCATCACCAAACAGTGCCATTTGGTTGGCATGTTCTCTGATCGTCCTAGGTTCCATCATCTCTTCACTTCCTTTTTTCAAAGGGTTATGGCTAAGGCTTAGTACTCGTAATCGACCACTTTAG
- a CDS encoding EAL domain-containing protein yields MIDALTKVHSHNAFEEKLLTCKSPKLFLVDIKQFKNINLEHGDEGGNFVLCAFSMTLTCFAKAHEMELFRIKDDKFALLLDTPFELSKMERITCALCDTLQRLSYAYQNQNIDVEVHIGISFDHFEPLEKAQKALLVAKAENQPFVTYSEFANILMSENEEAIEAMMKSAIESGQIVLHFQTIVDRNEQPFYAEALLRLAYHQTLQSPKLFLKIAKERNLYEPLFESIVKSVADLSTQKGLRLALNLSSEDLINQARVDFLKRSFAGKNIVLEIQYEESTPLESLSSAMSELKKEGMLIALDNVDNINLITYFPDGLIDVVKVRGDIIRNLALDASTLLTCKTILKLCRHKKIQTVATQLNAKAIVEAARELDFDLFQGYIFEQPHTLA; encoded by the coding sequence ATGATTGATGCGCTCACCAAAGTCCACTCACATAACGCTTTTGAAGAAAAACTGCTTACATGTAAAAGTCCAAAACTCTTTTTAGTGGACATCAAACAATTTAAAAACATCAACCTTGAACACGGTGATGAAGGTGGAAATTTTGTCTTATGTGCCTTTTCCATGACGCTTACCTGCTTTGCAAAAGCGCATGAAATGGAGCTTTTTCGCATTAAGGACGATAAGTTTGCCCTATTGCTTGACACCCCATTTGAACTTTCAAAAATGGAACGCATTACCTGTGCACTTTGCGACACACTTCAGCGTCTAAGTTATGCCTATCAAAATCAAAACATTGATGTGGAAGTACACATTGGAATCAGCTTTGACCATTTTGAACCATTAGAGAAAGCGCAAAAAGCCCTTTTGGTCGCAAAAGCGGAAAACCAACCTTTTGTGACCTACTCCGAATTTGCCAATATCCTCATGAGCGAAAATGAAGAAGCCATCGAAGCAATGATGAAAAGTGCGATTGAAAGCGGGCAAATTGTTCTTCATTTTCAAACTATTGTTGATCGAAATGAACAACCATTCTACGCAGAAGCACTGCTTCGTTTAGCCTATCATCAAACACTACAATCGCCTAAACTCTTTTTAAAAATTGCAAAAGAGCGCAACCTTTATGAACCGTTATTTGAGAGTATTGTTAAGAGTGTTGCTGATTTGTCTACGCAAAAAGGGCTACGCCTTGCGCTCAATCTTTCCTCAGAAGACTTGATTAACCAAGCACGCGTTGATTTTCTCAAACGTTCATTCGCGGGGAAAAATATTGTTTTGGAAATTCAATACGAAGAGAGCACACCGCTTGAATCACTAAGCTCTGCCATGAGTGAGCTTAAAAAAGAGGGTATGTTAATAGCACTTGATAATGTCGATAATATCAATCTCATCACCTATTTTCCTGATGGCCTGATTGATGTGGTCAAAGTACGTGGAGACATTATTCGAAATCTTGCATTAGACGCATCCACACTGCTTACATGTAAAACGATTCTAAAGTTATGCAGGCATAAAAAAATTCAAACCGTGGCAACGCAACTTAACGCTAAAGCCATTGTAGAGGCGGCTCGAGAGCTTGATTTTGACCTTTTTCAGGGCTATATCTTCGAGCAACCTCACACATTAGCGTAA
- the mobA gene encoding molybdenum cofactor guanylyltransferase has product MLFIPLPLVIIAGGKSSRMGSDKALLPFGDFKTLTEFQLHRLKPYFSSLHVSTKSRTKFDFDASFIEDDASYVEHSPLVALLSILEHFQTPVCVLSVDTPFVTPEIFEKLYQQLANHDAVVATSPCSSHQLCAIYAPSITEKIRELLSRNEHKIRLMLQQSNTHYVPFEDDAPFLNLNHPEEYKKAQELL; this is encoded by the coding sequence ATGCTTTTCATTCCACTGCCTTTGGTTATCATCGCAGGGGGAAAAAGTTCACGCATGGGAAGCGACAAAGCATTGCTTCCCTTTGGCGATTTTAAAACACTGACTGAATTTCAACTACACAGACTCAAACCTTACTTTTCCAGTTTACATGTAAGCACAAAAAGCCGAACCAAATTTGATTTTGATGCCTCTTTTATTGAAGATGATGCCAGTTATGTCGAGCATTCACCTCTGGTTGCCCTCCTCTCTATTTTGGAACACTTTCAAACGCCTGTATGCGTCCTCAGTGTGGATACTCCTTTTGTTACACCCGAAATTTTTGAAAAACTTTATCAGCAATTAGCGAACCACGATGCCGTTGTTGCAACCTCACCTTGCTCTTCACATCAGCTCTGCGCGATTTACGCACCTTCCATTACAGAGAAAATTCGCGAACTACTCTCACGAAATGAGCACAAAATACGTCTTATGTTACAACAAAGTAACACGCACTATGTTCCGTTTGAAGATGATGCCCCTTTTTTAAACCTTAATCATCCCGAAGAGTATAAAAAAGCACAGGAGCTTTTATGA
- a CDS encoding DUF6781 family protein, which yields MESTYTIFLATLKEKKGEPELFKLISELTFELSRKKVQRLKDETNIHNRIGELFELYCKALHDEGLKSPRAISAVIDGLLKATSHEKKAFLYKTIYEKEQLEKSIFAQKQQIRTTLSEAFCVLEAHISHMQEETKESALTALHDAKLRGIEMLGILKETTQEALLTTLENGSDIADTIHEITKNLSFQTISEGDLTKQRIIDISNTIISASIDIADEDLGHAKEILDGSINGVREGITKAIDKFKNDLKYAPTEAMEGLLETDLADLRKELLRIDEQFILLLEALASQSEGISASLIKEMTKEMNSSTAKIMRAANDAKEVIGERIELLKAEASVFEKTFKDKAEKKLESLKKDVNEFEKKASAKVESFKQFEFENDTAKHVAQEAKKLGFRAWEVAKHMMDGAVKGAKEAMKKEDK from the coding sequence ATGGAATCAACGTACACCATTTTTTTAGCCACACTCAAAGAGAAAAAAGGCGAGCCTGAACTTTTTAAACTGATTAGTGAGCTCACATTTGAGCTTTCACGTAAAAAAGTTCAACGTCTCAAAGATGAGACGAACATTCACAACCGCATTGGTGAGCTCTTCGAGCTTTACTGCAAAGCGTTGCATGATGAAGGACTGAAATCTCCTCGTGCCATTAGTGCCGTGATTGATGGTCTTTTAAAAGCAACCAGCCACGAAAAAAAGGCGTTTTTATACAAAACGATCTACGAAAAAGAGCAACTTGAGAAAAGCATTTTTGCTCAAAAACAGCAAATTCGCACCACCCTTTCTGAGGCATTTTGTGTGCTTGAAGCACATATTTCGCACATGCAAGAAGAGACAAAAGAGAGTGCGCTTACAGCGTTACATGATGCAAAGCTACGTGGTATTGAGATGTTGGGAATTTTGAAAGAAACTACGCAAGAGGCGCTACTTACAACACTTGAAAATGGCAGTGATATTGCCGATACAATTCATGAAATCACCAAAAATCTCAGTTTTCAAACCATTTCAGAAGGCGACTTAACCAAACAGCGTATCATCGATATTTCAAACACCATTATCTCCGCAAGTATTGATATTGCCGATGAAGATCTCGGACATGCAAAAGAGATTTTAGATGGCTCTATTAATGGTGTGCGAGAGGGTATTACCAAAGCGATTGATAAATTTAAGAATGATCTCAAATACGCGCCAACTGAAGCGATGGAAGGGCTTTTAGAAACAGATCTTGCCGATCTTCGCAAAGAGCTTCTACGCATTGATGAACAATTTATTCTCTTACTTGAAGCCCTTGCTTCACAAAGTGAAGGTATTTCTGCCAGCCTTATCAAAGAGATGACCAAAGAGATGAACAGCTCAACAGCAAAAATTATGCGCGCAGCAAACGATGCTAAAGAGGTTATTGGTGAGCGTATTGAACTGCTTAAAGCTGAAGCTTCCGTATTTGAAAAAACTTTTAAAGACAAAGCGGAGAAAAAACTCGAATCACTCAAAAAAGATGTGAATGAATTTGAGAAAAAAGCTTCTGCAAAAGTGGAGTCATTCAAGCAATTTGAATTTGAAAACGATACCGCAAAACACGTTGCACAAGAAGCAAAAAAACTAGGCTTCCGTGCGTGGGAAGTAGCCAAACACATGATGGATGGCGCGGTTAAAGGTGCTAAAGAAGCGATGAAAAAAGAGGATAAATAA
- the moaC gene encoding cyclic pyranopterin monophosphate synthase MoaC translates to MKLTHLDEKDRPKMVDVSDKSESFRVAVASGTITMSQVAFDMIISQQTKKGPVLQTAVIAAILGTKRTSDLIPMCHPLMLTSVNCDVEELPKLPGFKLTVTAKLKGQTGVEMEALTGVSIGLLTIYDMSKAIDKSMVISDIRLESKSGGKSGNYTRTPA, encoded by the coding sequence ATGAAACTAACCCATTTAGACGAAAAAGATAGACCTAAAATGGTCGACGTCAGCGATAAAAGTGAAAGTTTTAGGGTTGCCGTAGCAAGCGGTACTATCACGATGAGCCAAGTCGCATTTGATATGATTATTTCACAGCAAACGAAAAAAGGACCTGTGCTTCAAACAGCAGTCATTGCGGCAATTCTTGGAACAAAGCGCACCAGCGATCTCATTCCTATGTGTCACCCTTTAATGCTCACTTCTGTCAATTGTGACGTTGAAGAGCTCCCAAAGCTCCCTGGCTTTAAACTCACTGTTACCGCTAAACTCAAAGGACAAACCGGCGTAGAGATGGAAGCACTGACAGGTGTGAGTATTGGTCTTTTAACCATTTACGATATGTCCAAAGCCATCGACAAATCGATGGTCATTAGTGATATTCGCTTAGAATCCAAAAGCGGAGGAAAAAGTGGAAACTACACCCGAACTCCAGCTTGA
- a CDS encoding phospholipase A: protein MKKLLLCAIVAQIPWVLLASDLSTLEDQAKHGDAKAAYELAKQYEAQHDNDRSLIWYKQAAILSFETKVEQNKTLESSLTQQLQKIERTEAVYSSFLDSYNDDAETKSSVQQMVTQTFDIAPYKMNYLLPYTYDNVAHQNREHQETKFQVSFQKGLVDNLFGLHETIVAAYTQTSWWQTASDSAPFRETNYQPELFVIMPHFDKDSFIKAYQFGILHESNGQGGDKSRSWNRLYAKTFFQAGGLVIAPRIWYRIPESSATDDNPNIDDYLGSADLELIYPWKKQTFKMLLRDNLQRENNRGAVQFDWTFPLWEESLFGYIQLYSGYAESLIDYDKRTNRIGIGFALSR, encoded by the coding sequence GTGAAAAAACTACTTCTATGTGCTATTGTAGCACAAATTCCTTGGGTGCTTTTGGCGAGTGATCTTAGTACTCTTGAGGATCAAGCCAAACATGGAGATGCCAAAGCAGCCTATGAATTAGCCAAACAATATGAGGCACAACATGACAATGACCGCTCGTTAATCTGGTACAAACAAGCTGCCATTTTGAGCTTTGAAACGAAAGTGGAGCAGAATAAAACATTGGAAAGCAGTCTCACACAACAATTGCAAAAAATCGAGCGTACTGAAGCTGTGTATAGTTCATTTTTGGATTCATACAATGATGATGCAGAGACCAAAAGCTCCGTACAGCAGATGGTGACTCAAACCTTTGATATTGCGCCTTATAAGATGAACTATCTCCTACCGTATACGTACGATAATGTTGCGCATCAAAACAGGGAACATCAAGAGACAAAGTTCCAAGTAAGCTTCCAAAAAGGGCTCGTTGACAATCTTTTTGGTTTGCATGAAACCATTGTTGCAGCGTATACGCAAACATCGTGGTGGCAAACCGCATCTGATTCAGCACCGTTTCGTGAAACAAACTACCAACCTGAACTTTTTGTGATCATGCCACATTTTGATAAAGACAGTTTTATCAAAGCCTATCAATTTGGTATTTTGCATGAATCCAATGGACAAGGTGGAGACAAATCCCGCTCATGGAATCGTCTGTATGCAAAGACTTTTTTCCAAGCAGGAGGACTCGTCATCGCGCCACGTATTTGGTATCGTATTCCTGAAAGCAGTGCCACCGATGACAATCCAAACATTGATGATTATCTAGGTTCTGCCGATCTTGAACTGATTTATCCATGGAAAAAACAGACATTTAAAATGCTTCTTAGAGACAATCTTCAAAGGGAAAATAATCGAGGTGCCGTGCAGTTTGATTGGACATTCCCATTGTGGGAAGAGAGTTTATTTGGGTACATACAACTTTATAGCGGTTATGCAGAAAGCCTTATTGATTACGATAAACGAACGAATCGTATTGGTATAGGTTTCGCACTCTCACGATAA
- a CDS encoding DUF4405 domain-containing protein: protein MKVIPRNILSALLCVVFVIVSITGIMMFFKIRPLSTETLHIWLGLAFVLASCLHLLKNWSAFLSYFKKRSTVLSMLFGVLITAVFIVTPLLMPQQEKGMNPKGKIIGTMMNAPLFKVAAFVDLDEEMMVKVLADKKIVASSKQSVLEIAKANDKTNDDILNLVFAAPKAP, encoded by the coding sequence ATGAAGGTTATCCCAAGAAATATTTTAAGTGCGCTATTGTGCGTCGTATTTGTTATTGTCTCAATTACTGGAATCATGATGTTTTTTAAAATTCGCCCACTTTCCACCGAAACACTTCATATCTGGTTAGGACTTGCGTTTGTTCTTGCTAGTTGTTTACATCTGCTCAAAAACTGGAGTGCTTTTCTCTCTTACTTTAAAAAACGTTCCACGGTACTTTCTATGCTTTTTGGCGTTCTTATCACCGCAGTGTTTATCGTTACACCGTTGTTGATGCCACAACAAGAAAAAGGGATGAATCCTAAGGGTAAAATTATTGGAACGATGATGAATGCACCGCTTTTCAAAGTAGCAGCATTTGTGGATTTGGATGAAGAGATGATGGTCAAGGTATTGGCAGATAAGAAGATTGTAGCGTCTAGTAAGCAATCGGTTTTGGAAATTGCAAAGGCAAATGATAAAACCAATGATGATATTTTAAATCTTGTTTTTGCGGCACCAAAAGCACCGTAA
- a CDS encoding HP0495 family protein: METTPELQLDYPCHWEYKLVLSTEHNVTTLVQEILEERIHEIRKSQNSAKGNYASYTLRVLVHNADDRKMLFHLLKAHQHIKFVL, translated from the coding sequence GTGGAAACTACACCCGAACTCCAGCTTGATTATCCGTGTCATTGGGAATATAAACTTGTTCTAAGTACCGAACACAATGTCACTACACTGGTACAAGAGATTTTGGAAGAGCGTATCCATGAGATTCGCAAATCCCAAAATAGCGCTAAAGGTAACTACGCAAGTTACACACTTCGTGTTCTTGTCCATAATGCCGACGATCGTAAAATGCTTTTTCATCTGCTTAAAGCACATCAACACATAAAATTTGTACTGTAA